In Desulfopila inferna, a single genomic region encodes these proteins:
- a CDS encoding alpha-1,4-glucan--maltose-1-phosphate maltosyltransferase, with translation MKKDIRQRVIIDKLRPEIDGGRFPARRAADEAVRIEADIFADGHDKLAAILLYRRAGEDTWRTLPMEFVINDIWQASFKADELGIYEFTVQAWIDRYRTWQSQMMIKYDNDLDVAVELLEGADIILKSAELAAHDDAERLRQKAATLQDEGISAVDRVRVVDQELSYLMTLNPNRTYLTRYRNILEVRIEPARARFSTWYEMFPRSCSEEPGTHGTFNDCIKRLPYIAQMGFDVLYLPPIHPIGHTFRKGKNNTISPEENAPGSPWAIGAEEGGHKSIHPQLGSLEDFHRLLHEARNHGIDIALDIAFQCSPDHPYVREHPEWFQWRPDGTVQYAENPPKKYQDIYPFEFESKYAEELANELLSIFQYWIDQGVRIFRVDNPHTKPLHFWEWVIAEIKTEHPEVLFLAEAFTRPKTMYRLAKGGFTQSYTYFTWRNMKWEIEQYFQELTQTDAAEFFWPNLWPNTPDILPEYLQIGGRPAFAVRLMLAATLSSNYGIYGPPFELQVNEAREPFSEEYNDSEKYEIHHWNIDQPHSLKPLISRVNRIRRDNPALQQTRNLMFHPVDREEIICYSKWTDDYSNIILVAANLEPHHTHSTWLYLPFEEMGVNTDQTFQMHELVSDSRYLWHAGANYLELNPQTLPVQIFRLRRRIRSENDFDYFM, from the coding sequence CGCAGAGCAGGAGAAGATACCTGGCGGACGCTACCCATGGAGTTTGTCATCAACGATATCTGGCAGGCTTCCTTCAAAGCCGACGAACTTGGCATCTATGAATTCACCGTCCAGGCCTGGATCGACAGATACCGCACCTGGCAAAGCCAGATGATGATAAAATACGACAACGACCTGGACGTTGCGGTGGAATTGCTTGAGGGTGCGGATATCATCCTCAAATCGGCCGAGCTGGCGGCCCACGATGACGCCGAGCGCCTCAGGCAGAAGGCGGCGACCCTGCAGGACGAGGGAATTTCTGCGGTCGACCGTGTTCGGGTTGTGGACCAGGAGCTGTCCTATCTGATGACGCTCAACCCGAACCGTACCTATCTGACACGATACCGGAACATCCTCGAAGTTCGTATTGAGCCGGCCAGAGCCCGGTTCAGCACCTGGTATGAGATGTTCCCCCGCTCCTGCTCAGAAGAACCCGGCACCCACGGCACCTTCAACGACTGTATCAAGCGGCTGCCCTACATTGCCCAGATGGGCTTCGATGTGCTCTACCTGCCCCCAATCCACCCCATCGGTCATACCTTTCGGAAAGGGAAAAACAACACCATCAGCCCGGAGGAGAATGCTCCCGGCAGCCCCTGGGCCATAGGCGCCGAAGAAGGCGGGCATAAATCAATCCATCCCCAGCTCGGCAGCCTTGAGGATTTTCACCGGCTGCTGCATGAAGCACGGAATCATGGAATAGACATCGCCCTCGACATTGCCTTTCAATGCAGTCCCGACCACCCTTACGTCAGGGAGCACCCCGAGTGGTTTCAGTGGCGGCCTGACGGCACGGTGCAGTATGCCGAGAATCCTCCGAAAAAATACCAGGATATCTACCCTTTCGAGTTTGAATCGAAATATGCAGAGGAGCTGGCGAATGAACTCCTCAGTATTTTTCAGTACTGGATCGACCAGGGAGTCCGTATCTTTCGGGTAGACAATCCGCATACCAAACCCCTGCATTTCTGGGAGTGGGTGATCGCCGAAATCAAGACGGAACATCCGGAGGTGCTTTTTCTGGCCGAAGCCTTCACCCGTCCGAAAACCATGTACCGCCTGGCCAAGGGAGGCTTCACCCAGTCATACACCTACTTTACCTGGCGCAACATGAAATGGGAGATTGAGCAATACTTCCAGGAACTGACTCAAACGGATGCCGCGGAATTTTTCTGGCCCAACCTTTGGCCCAATACCCCGGATATTCTCCCGGAATATTTACAGATCGGTGGACGCCCAGCCTTCGCGGTCAGGCTGATGCTGGCGGCTACTCTGTCTTCCAATTACGGCATCTACGGCCCACCATTCGAACTCCAGGTCAATGAAGCCAGGGAACCCTTCAGTGAAGAATACAACGACTCCGAGAAGTATGAGATTCATCACTGGAACATCGACCAACCCCACAGCCTCAAGCCTTTGATCTCCCGGGTTAACCGGATCCGCCGTGACAATCCTGCACTGCAGCAGACCCGCAACCTGATGTTTCACCCGGTGGATCGCGAGGAGATCATCTGCTACAGCAAATGGACGGATGACTATTCCAACATCATTTTAGTGGCGGCCAATCTCGAGCCCCATCATACCCATTCCACCTGGCTCTATCTGCCTTTCGAGGAAATGGGGGTGAACACGGACCAAACCTTTCAGATGCACGAACTCGTCAGTGACTCCCGTTATCTGTGGCATGCCGGCGCCAATTATCTGGAGCTCAATCCACAGACACTTCCTGTTCAGATTTTTCGCCTGCGCCGGCGGATACGCTCCGAGAACGACTTCGATTATTTTATGTAG